The Nitrosospira multiformis ATCC 25196 region TCCACTCTCGCCAATGCTTTCATCAGCGCATTGCATTCCGCCCTGTCCCGTATCTGGCGAAGGTTGATAGGCTCAGCTGCGCTTGTACCGTACAGGCCGAGGTCATCCGCGCCGATTACCGAACCCTCTGCCATGATGACCGCACGCTTGATACAGTTTTCCATTTCGCGCACGTTGCCCGGCCACGAATGATTTTCAATGGCAGCCAGCGCTTCCTGGCTGAAATTCAGAGAGGAACGTTTCTCCTGCATGCAAAACTTGTTCTTGAAATGATGGGCAAGCAGCGCGGCATCCCCCACCCGCTGTCGCAAGGGAGGAATGGTTATCACGATTTCACTCAAGCGGTAATACAAATCTTCGCGAAAACGTCCATCCTCGATCAGTTTCTTGAGATTCTGATGAGTGGCGCATACCACGCGCACATCCACGGGTATTTCCTTCCGACCCCCTATTCGCTCGATCACCCTTTCCTGCAAAAAACGGAGAAGCTTTGCCTGCAAGGGCATGGGCAGATCGCCCACTTCGTCAAGAAAAAAAGTGCCTTCGTGCGCGAGCTCGATTTTTCCGGGCGTCTGTTTGACGGCTCCCGTATAAGCACCCTTTTCATAGCCGAACAATTCACTCTCCAGCAACGACTCCGGGATGGCTGCACAATTAATGGCCATGAAGCGCTTCTCCCGCCGGGCGCTCAACTGATGCAGCGCCCGTGCCAGAATTTCCTTGCCGGTACCACTCTCGCCCAGCAGTATAACCGTAGCGTCCGAGGGTGCGACTTTTTCCACGTTGCGGCATACCTTGCTCAAGACGGGATCGCGGGTTATGAGGCCGTTGATGGGAGAGTTCATCTGGGCCTGCAACAGCTTGCGATTCTCCTGCTGCAGAGCATAGAGATAGTATGCCCGTTCTATCACCAGGCTCAGGATATTGGGATCAAAGGGCTTCTGATGAAAGTCATAAGCCCCTGCAGCGATAGCCTTGAGAGCATTTCCATGGTCCTGATTCCCGGTGAGAACAATTACCTTCGTATCCGGCACCAGTTCAAGTATCTGTTCCAACGTAGCCAAACCTTCGGAAGCGCCATCCGCATCGGGAGGAAGACCCAGATCCATGGTGACGACGGCGGGCTCATGCCGTCTGACCAGAGCAAGCGCGCTTTCGCGGTCGCTTGCCACCAACACTTCATAAGTATCGAAGCTCCAGCGCAATTGGCGTTGCAATCCGGGATCATCCTCGATTACCAACAGACTCTTCTTGTCCTGACTCATTCAGTCCTCTTATTACCGGTATTACGGTCCCTCGAATTCATTAAATCAGCCCGCCTTCTGAATACCCACAGTCCGCGCTCCGTAAAGAGGCAGAATGATCCGGAAAATCGTACCATTCGAGGCGCTGCTGCTGACTTCCACCTTCCCGCCCAATTCGGAAACGTACTCCCTGCTTTCAAAAACGCCTATTCCCATGCCTGCCGACTTGGTGGACTCGAAAGGTTTGAACAGCTTTTCACGAATGAATTTCTCGCTCATGCCGTGTCCCGTGTCTTTTATTTCTATTACGGCAAAATCATTCTTTCGCATTAGCCGAACCCATACTTGTCCATTGCGTGCAGTGGCCTCAATTGCATTTTGAATGAGATGGCCAACGACGCGCTCCAGGCGTGCAGCGTTTGCATATACGGAAAGATCGGGATCCAGTATCTCGAGAACAGGTTTGAGTTCGGTAATGGATTTGCTTTTCACCACCTCCTGCAGCAACTCGGCAATAACGAGGGGAGCAGGCTTCTCCGGCGAATCGCCACTGCTCAATTTTTCCAGGAGGCGCCTCATCTTTTGCACCGAGAGATATACGGTTTCTATCATGTCCTGCTGAAATTCGGGATTTTTCCTGTGCTTCTCGGCATTCGAGAGCAAGAGGGACAACTGTGAAACGAGATTCTTCAGATCATGCACGACGAAAGTCGACATCCGGTTGAAAGACTCGAATTGGCGCGCCACCATCAGGGCATTCGCGGCCTCGTGCTGCGCCAGATAGCTTGCCGCCTGTTTCCCGGCGACCTTGAGCAGATCGCTTACTTCCCAGTTCAGCTTGACCTTGCTCCGCGGTTGGACCAGCACTACGAAGCCGAACAATTTTCGATGCTGAATCAGCGGCACGAC contains the following coding sequences:
- the prsR gene encoding PEP-CTERM-box response regulator transcription factor, producing the protein MSQDKKSLLVIEDDPGLQRQLRWSFDTYEVLVASDRESALALVRRHEPAVVTMDLGLPPDADGASEGLATLEQILELVPDTKVIVLTGNQDHGNALKAIAAGAYDFHQKPFDPNILSLVIERAYYLYALQQENRKLLQAQMNSPINGLITRDPVLSKVCRNVEKVAPSDATVILLGESGTGKEILARALHQLSARREKRFMAINCAAIPESLLESELFGYEKGAYTGAVKQTPGKIELAHEGTFFLDEVGDLPMPLQAKLLRFLQERVIERIGGRKEIPVDVRVVCATHQNLKKLIEDGRFREDLYYRLSEIVITIPPLRQRVGDAALLAHHFKNKFCMQEKRSSLNFSQEALAAIENHSWPGNVREMENCIKRAVIMAEGSVIGADDLGLYGTSAAEPINLRQIRDRAECNALMKALARVDGNVVKAAELLGVSRPTIYDLMNRHGLK